A single Flavobacterium sp. 1 DNA region contains:
- a CDS encoding glycoside hydrolase family 2 TIM barrel-domain containing protein, giving the protein MKKSILLSFVFLSLAVAAQEKSTANDWENPGIFQINREPVRAAFLPYADEPSAIADDYTRSPWFLSLNGMWKFNWSPTPDERPDDFFKTNFNITNWKEISVPSNWELQGYGIPIYTNITYPFVKNPPFINHNDNPVGSYKRTFELPENWNSRRVYLHFEGGTSAMYIWVNGEKAGYSENTKSPSEFDITKYVKAGKNQVAVEVYRWSDGSYLEDQDFWRLSGIDRDVYLYSTANIRIADFFARPDLDASYKNGSLSVDVKLQNKNSVPKNNQIVEAKLVDKNGTVLFTKFVKINVKANAAESVTFSQNVAKPSLWSNETPNLYTLLLSLKDENGDLIETVGTSVGFRKVELKNGQLLVNGIRIMVHGVNIHEHNPKTGHYQDEETMMKDIKLMKELNINAVRCSHYPNNLLWVKLCNKYGLFLVDEANIESHGMGSLPWISDFASHPAYRPEWHAAHMDRIYSLVERDKNQPSVILWSLGNECGNGKVFQDAYKWIKSRDKTRLVQFEQAMEEDNTDVVCPMYPSIEYMKEYAKRKDVKRPFIMCEYAHAMGNSSGNFQEYWDIIHGSTNMQGGFIWDWVDQGFEMTDEVGRKYWTYGGDMGSQNYTNDENFCHNGLVWPDRKPHPGAFEVKKVYQDILFKGVDLNKGIIEVENGFGYTNLDNYIFKYEVLENGLVIKTSTIDVSLAPQSKKEIQLELPKLTAKDATEYLLNIYAYTRNGSEVLPQNFEAAREQFSIGSNNYFVKAAEKAANPTVKETKDAVTLSSSGVEVEINKNTGLIQDYKSKGERFFNQLPVPNFWRAPTDNDFGNNMQAESNVWRTAAKFSNVKTFEIKEVSGKTSVVATLFLRDVASVYTIVYAMNTDGSLEVSNSFKAGSNPLSEMPRFGMIFSLKKELDNFTYYGRGPWENYQDRNTASFKGIYSSKAADQYVPYTRPQENGYKTDVRWLTLTNTSGNGIQIDGLQPLGVSALHNYPEDFDPGLTKKYRHINDITPRNEVVVCIDLAQRGVGGDNSWGALPHAQYQLKDKEYSYGFVIKPK; this is encoded by the coding sequence ATGAAAAAATCAATCCTTTTGAGCTTTGTTTTTCTTTCTTTAGCGGTAGCTGCACAAGAAAAATCGACAGCTAACGACTGGGAAAATCCGGGAATATTCCAGATTAATAGAGAGCCAGTCCGAGCGGCATTTTTGCCGTATGCTGATGAGCCGTCTGCTATTGCAGATGATTATACCCGTTCTCCGTGGTTTCTAAGCTTAAATGGTATGTGGAAATTCAATTGGTCTCCAACGCCAGATGAAAGACCGGATGATTTTTTCAAAACTAATTTTAATATAACAAATTGGAAAGAAATTTCAGTGCCTTCTAATTGGGAGCTGCAGGGTTATGGAATTCCTATCTATACGAATATTACTTATCCGTTTGTCAAAAATCCGCCATTTATAAACCATAATGATAATCCGGTGGGTTCATACAAACGTACATTTGAGCTGCCGGAAAACTGGAACAGCCGCAGGGTTTATCTTCATTTTGAAGGAGGTACTTCGGCAATGTATATTTGGGTAAATGGTGAGAAAGCAGGTTACAGTGAAAACACAAAAAGCCCCTCGGAATTTGATATCACTAAATATGTAAAAGCGGGTAAGAATCAGGTAGCTGTAGAAGTGTACCGCTGGAGTGATGGTTCCTATTTAGAAGATCAGGATTTTTGGCGTTTATCAGGAATCGACCGCGATGTGTATCTGTACAGTACTGCTAATATACGAATTGCCGATTTCTTTGCGCGTCCGGATTTAGATGCTTCTTATAAAAACGGAAGTTTATCTGTTGATGTAAAACTTCAGAACAAGAATTCAGTTCCAAAAAACAATCAGATAGTTGAAGCCAAGTTGGTAGATAAAAACGGAACAGTACTCTTTACAAAATTTGTTAAGATAAATGTAAAAGCCAATGCAGCAGAATCAGTTACATTTAGCCAGAATGTTGCGAAACCCAGTTTGTGGAGCAACGAAACACCTAATTTGTATACTTTATTGCTCTCGCTTAAAGATGAAAACGGAGATCTTATTGAAACAGTAGGAACATCAGTTGGTTTTCGAAAGGTGGAGCTGAAAAACGGACAATTATTAGTTAATGGTATCCGAATCATGGTTCATGGTGTAAATATTCATGAGCATAATCCTAAAACGGGTCATTATCAGGATGAGGAAACGATGATGAAGGATATTAAGCTGATGAAAGAATTAAACATTAATGCCGTGCGCTGCAGTCATTATCCCAATAATTTATTATGGGTAAAACTGTGTAATAAATACGGTTTGTTTTTGGTAGATGAAGCTAATATTGAGAGCCATGGTATGGGTTCTCTGCCTTGGATTTCTGATTTTGCAAGCCATCCCGCATACAGACCCGAATGGCATGCCGCACACATGGATCGTATTTACAGTTTGGTAGAACGGGACAAAAATCAGCCTTCGGTAATCCTTTGGTCTTTGGGGAATGAATGCGGAAACGGTAAAGTTTTTCAAGATGCTTACAAATGGATTAAAAGCAGGGACAAAACCCGATTGGTTCAGTTTGAACAAGCCATGGAAGAAGACAATACAGATGTCGTATGCCCGATGTATCCAAGCATAGAGTACATGAAAGAGTATGCTAAACGCAAGGATGTAAAACGCCCGTTTATTATGTGTGAGTATGCACATGCAATGGGAAACAGCAGCGGTAATTTTCAGGAATATTGGGATATTATTCACGGCAGTACAAACATGCAGGGTGGATTTATCTGGGATTGGGTAGATCAGGGTTTTGAAATGACTGATGAAGTGGGGCGCAAATATTGGACTTATGGCGGAGACATGGGAAGCCAAAACTACACGAATGATGAAAATTTTTGCCATAACGGATTGGTTTGGCCAGACCGAAAGCCACATCCTGGTGCTTTTGAAGTAAAGAAAGTATATCAGGATATTTTATTCAAAGGTGTTGATTTGAATAAAGGAATAATAGAGGTAGAAAACGGTTTTGGTTATACTAACCTTGATAATTATATTTTCAAATACGAAGTTTTAGAAAACGGTTTGGTTATAAAGACTTCAACAATAGATGTTAGTCTTGCTCCTCAATCCAAAAAGGAAATACAACTGGAATTACCTAAATTAACTGCAAAGGATGCTACAGAATATCTTTTGAATATTTATGCTTACACACGTAATGGCAGCGAAGTTTTACCTCAAAATTTTGAAGCAGCCAGAGAGCAGTTTTCAATTGGTTCTAATAATTATTTTGTTAAAGCTGCGGAGAAAGCGGCAAATCCTACTGTGAAAGAAACTAAAGATGCTGTTACACTTAGTTCGTCTGGCGTTGAGGTTGAAATAAACAAGAATACAGGGTTGATTCAAGATTATAAATCCAAAGGGGAAAGATTTTTTAATCAGCTGCCAGTTCCTAATTTTTGGCGCGCACCCACAGACAATGATTTTGGAAATAATATGCAGGCAGAAAGCAATGTATGGAGAACCGCAGCGAAATTCAGTAATGTGAAAACCTTTGAAATTAAAGAAGTCTCTGGAAAAACAAGTGTTGTGGCTACTCTTTTTTTAAGAGATGTTGCATCTGTATATACGATTGTTTATGCTATGAACACAGACGGAAGTTTAGAGGTGTCAAATTCATTTAAGGCCGGTAGCAATCCATTGTCCGAAATGCCCCGTTTTGGAATGATATTCTCTCTTAAAAAGGAGCTGGATAATTTTACTTATTATGGAAGAGGCCCTTGGGAAAATTATCAGGATAGAAATACCGCCTCGTTTAAAGGAATTTACAGCAGTAAAGCTGCAGATCAGTATGTTCCTTATACCCGTCCGCAGGAAAATGGATATAAAACAGATGTCCGCTGGTTAACGCTTACCAATACATCAGGAAACGGAATCCAAATTGATGGTTTACAGCCTTTAGGCGTGAGTGCGCTGCATAACTATCCTGAAGATTTTGACCCGGGATTAACCAAAAAATACCGTCACATCAATGATATAACTCCCCGGAATGAGGTGGTGGTATGTATAGATTTAGCCCAAAGAGGAGTAGGTGGGGATAACAGCTGGGGTGCACTCCCACATGCGCAGTATCAACTGAAAGATAAGGAATATAGTTATGGGTTTGTTATAAAACCAAAATGA
- a CDS encoding UDP-glucose--hexose-1-phosphate uridylyltransferase, whose product MKNFDINEDPHRRFNPLINEWVLVSPHRAKRPWQGQNEKIHTDQLPEYDATCYLCPGNVRANGETNPKYESSFVFENDFAAVKQEPILFEEDSKPTFFKAKPERGIARVVCFSPRHDLTLPEMDLSGIETIIRTWQKEYTDLGNVDYINHVQIFENKGSVMGCSNPHPHGQIWAQSSLPTQVEKTQNSLKAYFEKNNSNLLLDYLKEELEIKERIVVENEHFVALVPFWAIWPFETMIISKRHITKITEFTSDEVSAYASILKLLTIKYDNLFETSFPYSSGIHQAPTDGEAHPEWQFHMHFYPPLLRSASVKKFMVGYEMMGEAQRDITPEKSAAVLKALSDVHYKNK is encoded by the coding sequence ATGAAAAATTTTGATATAAACGAAGATCCGCACAGACGTTTCAATCCATTAATTAACGAATGGGTTTTAGTGTCTCCGCACAGAGCGAAAAGACCCTGGCAGGGACAGAACGAAAAAATTCATACAGATCAGCTTCCGGAATACGATGCTACCTGTTATTTATGTCCTGGAAATGTTCGTGCCAATGGGGAAACGAATCCAAAATATGAATCGAGTTTTGTTTTTGAGAATGACTTTGCGGCTGTAAAGCAAGAGCCTATCTTGTTTGAAGAAGATTCTAAACCTACTTTTTTTAAGGCAAAGCCAGAACGCGGCATCGCCAGAGTAGTTTGTTTTTCGCCAAGACACGATTTGACTTTACCCGAAATGGATCTTTCGGGAATTGAAACTATTATTAGGACTTGGCAAAAAGAATACACTGACTTAGGAAATGTTGATTACATTAATCACGTTCAGATTTTTGAAAATAAAGGAAGTGTTATGGGCTGCAGCAATCCGCACCCGCACGGACAAATATGGGCGCAGTCTTCTCTGCCTACTCAAGTGGAGAAAACACAAAACAGCCTGAAAGCTTATTTTGAAAAAAATAACAGCAATCTTTTATTGGATTATCTGAAAGAAGAATTAGAAATTAAAGAACGTATCGTAGTTGAGAATGAACATTTCGTAGCTTTGGTTCCTTTTTGGGCAATTTGGCCTTTCGAGACAATGATTATCAGCAAAAGGCATATTACAAAAATAACAGAGTTCACTTCAGATGAAGTTTCGGCTTATGCCTCAATTTTAAAGCTATTAACGATAAAATACGATAATCTTTTTGAAACTTCTTTTCCGTATTCTTCTGGAATTCATCAAGCGCCTACCGATGGAGAAGCACATCCGGAATGGCAATTTCACATGCATTTTTATCCGCCGTTGCTGCGTTCAGCTTCTGTAAAGAAATTTATGGTTGGATACGAAATGATGGGTGAAGCACAAAGAGATATTACTCCTGAGAAAAGTGCAGCAGTATTAAAAGCGCTTTCTGATGTACATTATAAAAATAAATAG
- the galK gene encoding galactokinase, which produces MNDLLIKKTTTFFQETFGNAPEKIVLSPGRINIIGEHIDYNDGYVLPAAIDKIICFAFAKNNSKQSKIVAIDLNEEFEVDLTQEIVLSKVVWTNYILGVIKQLQDKGFSFDGFNCVFSSNIPVGSGLSSSAALECGTIFGIKELFDLSIPKVDIALMGQKAEHWVGINCGIMDQFSSVMGLENKVIKIDCKTLEYEYHNADFNDYSLILFDSNVKHSLFTSAYNTRREECEEGISIIKSNFPEITSFRDCDESHVLRLKDKMPPNVFVRSHFVVKEIKRVALACEALDNGNIEELGKLLFETHEGLSKEYLVSCDELDFIVDTLKKEKAVIGSRLMGGGFGGCTINLIKKGEEDAIKQKLTKLYKEAFDIELKIYDVKIGNGTSLYNAN; this is translated from the coding sequence ATGAATGATTTATTAATTAAAAAAACGACCACTTTTTTTCAAGAGACATTTGGTAATGCTCCAGAAAAAATAGTACTTTCTCCAGGGAGAATTAACATTATTGGGGAACACATCGATTATAATGACGGCTATGTTTTGCCTGCTGCCATCGACAAGATTATTTGTTTTGCTTTTGCAAAAAACAATTCGAAGCAATCCAAAATTGTTGCCATCGATTTAAATGAAGAATTTGAAGTTGATTTGACGCAAGAGATTGTATTAAGCAAAGTCGTTTGGACAAATTATATTTTGGGTGTAATCAAGCAATTGCAGGATAAAGGATTTTCTTTCGACGGTTTTAATTGTGTGTTTAGCAGCAATATTCCTGTTGGATCGGGATTATCTTCTTCGGCAGCTTTAGAGTGCGGGACAATTTTTGGAATCAAAGAACTTTTTGATTTATCAATTCCAAAAGTAGATATCGCATTAATGGGTCAAAAAGCCGAGCACTGGGTTGGAATCAACTGCGGTATTATGGATCAGTTTTCGAGTGTGATGGGCTTGGAAAATAAAGTGATTAAAATTGACTGTAAAACTTTAGAATACGAATACCACAATGCCGATTTCAATGATTATTCGCTAATTTTATTCGACAGCAATGTGAAGCATTCTTTGTTTACATCTGCTTATAATACAAGACGTGAAGAATGTGAAGAGGGAATTTCCATCATCAAAAGTAATTTTCCGGAAATCACCAGTTTTAGAGATTGTGACGAGAGCCATGTTCTTCGTCTGAAAGATAAAATGCCGCCTAATGTGTTTGTCAGATCTCATTTTGTTGTTAAAGAAATTAAGCGCGTAGCACTTGCCTGCGAAGCTTTGGATAATGGAAACATCGAGGAATTGGGTAAATTGCTTTTCGAAACTCACGAAGGTTTGTCTAAGGAGTATTTAGTGAGCTGTGATGAGCTGGATTTTATTGTGGATACTCTGAAAAAAGAGAAAGCCGTAATTGGTTCCCGATTAATGGGAGGCGGTTTTGGTGGCTGTACCATCAATTTGATTAAAAAAGGAGAAGAAGATGCTATCAAGCAAAAACTGACTAAGTTGTATAAAGAAGCTTTTGATATAGAATTAAAAATTTATGATGTAAAAATCGGTAACGGTACATCATTATATAATGCAAACTAA